A region of the Microcoleus sp. AS-A8 genome:
TAGAGTGAAATAGTAGAGGAACGCAATAAGGAACCACAATCCAGTATTAAAGTTAAGTCCCTTTGCGGGGATGAGAATTTCTAGAGAATCCGCATTTTTGGTCAGCGAAATTTTGCTATCGGAGGGTTGCCTGACAACTAAAGGAGCGACATCCCTTTGCTGCGGCTGTTCAAGGGCTTGCAGTGCTTCAACAGCAGAGGTCAAGTGCTTGTCTAAACTCGGTTGTGTCATCCACCTCAACCAGTTGGCAAAGGCTGGACTGAGATTAGCTGCCTGCTCAAATTGAATCCGTCCATCCTTGTGGGGTAAATCAGCTGGATGAGTGCCCGTTAGCAAGGCAATTAAAGTTGCTCCTAAACTGTAGAGGTCGGAGGCTGGAACTGTGCGAGAGCCAAATTGCTCCGGTGGCATGTACCCATAGGTTCCCACCACTGTAATCGTCCCGCCTTCTGTAGCAGCAAGAGTCTGCACCGAGCCAAAATCTATCAGGTAGACAACGCCTACACTATTACCAGAGCGATTTGTCAATAAAATATTACTGGGCTTGATGTCGCGGTGGATGACGGGAGGCTGACGCCCATGCAGGTAAATCAGGATTTCTAAAAGAGCTTTGGCTATCTGCTTAACTTCGGCTTCACTGAAGCTACGTCCTTCTTTGAGCTGTTCTGAGAGCGATTTCCCTTCCACATAAGTCTGTACGAGGGCAAATCCTTTTCCGTTGGGTGAATCTAGCTCAAAGTAGTTGAGGTAGCGAGGAATGGCAGGATGGGATATGGCTTTGAGGGTTTCTGCTTCGCGCTCAAACAGCTTTAGATGCTCCCATTCAAAGTCACTGCCAAAAGATAGCAGCTTGACCACGACTAATTCCTGAGTTTTGAGGTCACGAGCTAGCAGCGTCCGACGCCCAGCATTGTTTCCGAGTTGCTGCTGTACCTCGTAGCGAACGCCTAAGACTTGACCCTTCATGCTTTTTTGTCGCTAGCTTTTACCAGTTTCTCTAACTGAATGGTACTACTGCGATTCGATAATATCTATTGTAGGGGCGCACGGCTATGCGCCCCTACAAGGCTGAACCTAGACAATTGGGAGGCTCCTAGGGAGAACCGTTATAGAACCTCCTACCTTACATTCCATTAATTTGAGTATTCGGTTGAGTCGGGTTCGTACCATCAGGAAATTGAAAAATTGTGCCCGTCCCCGTGGGATTTTGGAAAATCGAACCCGTCCCTATAGGAGAAATAGGACTCCCCAAACTTTGGGGAAGTGTACCCGTTCCTAAAGAAGGAGTTTGAGGCTGTGAAATAGGACTCCCCAAACTTTGGGGAACTGTACCCGTCCCTACAGGAGGAACTTGAGGTTGTGGAATAGGACTCCCCTGAGTTTCTGGAGTGCCACCCGTCCCCAAAGGATTTTGTTGAGTATTTCCTAAATTGCTCTGAGCGAAGGCTGGCAAAGCAAGTAAAGTGCTAGCGCTAGCAACGCCGATTAGCGTCAAAACCTTTTGAAGTGATTTTTTGTTATGGTGTGTGCTCATGGCTCTGTCCTCTTGATTAGGGTGAAAGCATTCTGAGCTTTGAAGTTATTTATTCAAAACTGAACGAATGTTAGTATGCAAGCAAAATCTGCTTGTGCAGAAGCTACGTCCGTTTAAAATTAGAGACGTATTTTTAAGTGCTTCTATATTGAAGGCTAACGCTACAAACTTTCTCGAAGCCTGTATCCAAAGGTATGTAAAATGTTAACTTTTTAGATTCAACAATGTATCCAATTAGAGAGGAATTACCTCGTATACCCAGCCAAAAATAATCTATCCGTTGGCAGTGAGGGAGCAGTGCCGGAGCTTTAGTGAGGACGGAGGATTAGGGGAGTCGGGGAGTCGGGGAGCAAGCTCAGGAACTCTAACTTTGGACAAAAAAAGCTGATATATCCAAAGATTCAAAATCCTGGAAAAAAGCTATCAGCCGAGTTGCTATTTGAGAAACCCCCCCTTTAACATTAGACTCAATATTTAAAGGCAACACCGGGTCATGAAGCGATAAGCGCAACAAAAACCATCCATCTTCCACTGATGAACGGCAGGATACACGCATACCCTCATAATTATTGGGCACAACTGTCCAATCCGATTGTTTCGAGACAAAGATTTGAAGTTTTTCAATCACCTCATGACCGTAAGCCTTAAAATCAGGCACGTCAATTTTGAGCCGGAATTCTTCACTTTCCTCAGGTTCCTTTAAAGTCGCAATCAAATCAGGCAAAGACTTACCTTCCAGCTTAGATTGAGCCAACTCAATTAATAACTTGCTTACCAAATAAGCCCCGTCATCCAAAAAGTAATTTTCCTTCATCGCCCCGTGACCCGATGTTTCTATCGCCAGCCAAGAGTCCTGTCCTTCTTGATTCAAGCGAATCGACTCATTGATCACATTTTTATAGCCTCGCTTAAACCGATGGTGCACCCCCTTTAATTCCGTCTCAATGAATTGAGTTAAACCATCCGACGTAATGGAATCTGTGACAATAGTAGAACCGGGATGTTCCCGCAAAACAATTGCAGAAATTAGAGCAATCAATCGATTCCGATTCAGCTCCTTTCCAAATTGATCAACCGCTGCTCCGCGATCGACATCCGTATCAAAAATAATCCCTAAATCCGCCTGATGCTCAATAACAGCTTGGCAAATAGAAGCCATCGCCTCTTTATTTTCCGGATTAGGAATATGATTTGGAAATGTGCCATCAGGCTCTAAAAATTGACTCCCCGTCGTATCAGCTCCTAACGGCGATAAAACTTTCTGTGCATAAAAACCCCCTGCTCCATTTCCCGCATCTACAATAATCTTTAATCCCTGGAGCGGCTGCTCAAAATGTTGGGGATGATTAACCGCTTGACGAATTTTATTCACAAATCCATCCGCATAGACGGAAATAAAATCATGCTGTTCAATAGCACCTTTTTCTACAGCTTGTTCAAACTCATTTTTTTCCGCCAATGCCAAAATATCTGAAATATCTTTTTTTTCCAAACCTCCTTGAGCCGTAAAAAACTTTAATCCATTACGATTAAAAGGTAAGTGACTCGCCGTTAACATAATGGCTCCATCACAATCAAATCCTGAAGTGACTGTACTCACAAACATTGCAGGGGTAGACGCCATCGCAAAATCATAAGCACGGCTACCGAGAGAAGAAATCCCATCCATCACCCCTTGCATTAATTCTGGGCCAGACAATCGACTATCCCGTCCTACGGAAATTGTTAAATCCGAAGCCGGTTTCCCGACTTTTTGTTCCAGCCACTTCACAAAGGCTTTCCCCAAAATATTAGCGACTTGGGGAGTCAGATTCACCGGTTCATTCGCCACTCCTTCCAGAGCAACGCCTCTTATATCTGAACCATTTTGGAGTTTTTTCCAATCGAAATCGTTCATTGTTAAACGCTCCCTCACACAATGATAAATAATACTGATTAGCTACGAGTATAGCGATGCTTAACTCCCAGCGGAAAATACTCTGGATCACCCATTGGAGCAAGCTCTACCTGTGGCAACTGATACTGCTTAGGAACATAGTTGGCAAACTCACTATTAAGGCGCAAAAATTGGGAGAGAATGGAAGAAGCGATCGCATCCCGTTTCTGTTCACTCGCTTCACTTCCCGGCGCTAACTCCACCACGATAGATAAGAACCGATCCTGATCCGCATCTTCCTTAACTTGCAACACAAATTTCCCCGTCACCCACTCTCGAATCACGGGTTGCTCTAACCCAACCATGACATTCTCCGGATAGATATTCGCACCAAAATAAGAAACGATAAAATTAGAGCGCCCAAACACATAGACAAAGGGTAAAGGATGAATCCCCCTGCCTCCTTGCAACTCTGCTATAGGGTCAAATCCCCATTCTGCGAGGAACTCTAGCATCGCCTCGGAAGCAATCAGTCCCCCATGATCACTAATGTGATAACGCACCAAGGGAATCCCGTTATCTCCCGAAAACAGCAGCGTATCCTCATGCACTTCAAAGAAGCGACTCATGGGGTCATACTGAACCAACGTCGGTAATCGCGATTCTCCAAATAGCCTCTTTGCAGCATTGGGATTCTTGGCTAAGAAACGGCGTATGCAAATACTCAACGGGGTTTCATTCCCCAATACCCCCGCATCTGCGGTTCCATACAGCGAAGCGGAATCATAACAGGGATTCGTTGAGCCAACTCGCTCCCCCACTAAACTCCGCCACTCTTCGCTGAACACCTCTCCTGCCATTACCCACTTTATTTGATACTGTTGCCACTCCACCCCGCGAGCAATACCAGTATCAATCACATCCTTCAGAAAGGGCGGATAACCTAGCAATACCACCTGCTCAAAGCTTAAACCCAGTTCCTGAACCACTCGGAAAATTTCGTCTTTGTTATTACCAGGAGTGACAACGGTAACCGGATAACCTTTACTTGCCAGGTAGCGGCAGCAATTCGTGGTGTACATCCCCCCAACCCAGCTTCCTAAGCTAAAGCAAATCACCGCTAAGGTAGGGCGGGTGTCGGCATGAAAACTATCGTGAAAAATCTGTTCAAAGCGCGTCGCTATCTGGAGTTCGTCGGTTAGGAAGCGGGGCCAAAATGTGGGTTTACCAGTGGAACCGGAGGAAACCGCAATCATGTCGCACATGTCCAGTTGTCCATTCCGGCACAATTCGGTCAATGGGTAACGCGAATGGTAGTTATTTTTATTAATGAGGGGAAGGTTTGCGAAATCCTCAAAGGTCTGGATGGAGTTATAGGAGATGCCCTGTTGTGTCAAAAAAGCTCTGTAAGCAGGAACATGAGTCACAACATCGTGAAACAACGCCAGGGCAGCCGATTCTGGAGAAGTGGTTTGATGCCGTCGGAGTTGTTCCTCTAAAGGTGTGGTTAGAAACGCTTGAAACGCCGTTACTGCCCGATGACGTTGTTCTTCTCGCATCTTCCCAGTTGGTTGAGGTGACATCCTCCAACACTATAATCTTTGATTTAGTGTTGGCTTCCTACCTCACGATAGGGCATTCCTAGTTACTTCTCTTACGAGCGTTGCGCCACTTATCTAGAACAGCCTCATGACTTATTCCCCGACAGACCGACTGCATAGGCGTTTTAAATTCCCCAGAGTCCCTGGGTACAACGTTAGGAGCGCAGCGAAGCGAGCAGGCGTTTTTTGTATTACTTATGATGCGAATGCACCAGTTCTTTGCTTTCGTGGAGGTTCCGACAACCCCAAAACGGTGGATGTTATGGCGTATAAGTCTACCTTTCACTCACACAAGCCCGGAAGAACGTTCCTGTACAACATTTGTTGTTTCAATTATACCTTTCCACCGCTTTATATCCTACCACTCACATCAAAGATTATAGTGGGGGACTTACTGCGGAAAAGTTAAAAATTACGCTTACGATACAGGAAGTTCGCTCCGTGTTGCAATCGCTCGGAAACAGCATTGATCCATCCTTTAGTACGATGCCTCTCTATTGCTCTCAAGGTCACAAAAACGACTCCAGTCACCGCTTTTGTCAAGAGTGCGGTCAACGTCTCCCCCTGAGTTCTGGGCAAGTCCTAGAAAAGCGCTATTGCATCGTCAGCCAGTTGGGACAGGGGGGTTTTGGTCGCACCTATTTAGCCGAAGCACTACAGCGCTTTAGCGATCGCTGTGTCTTAAAGGAATTTGCTCCTCAAGTTCAAGGCGCTTCTGAGTTACAAAAAGCCAAGGAATTATTTGAACGAGAGGCGGGAGTGCTGCATCAGCTTCAACACCCGCAATTGCCCAGATTTTGGGAGTTGTTTGCAGCCGATATTGGAGGCGGTACGGGTTGCCTATTCTTGGTGCAAGATTACGTGGAAGGTCAAACCTACTTCGATTTGTTCAAATCCGGCAAGCGGTTGAGTGAGGCAGAAGCCATGCAGTTCATGAGCCAAATGCTACCCGTACTTTCCTACATTCATGCCAAAGGCGTGCTTCATCGAGATATTTCTCCCGATAATATTATCCTCAGAAATTCAGACCAGCTTCCGGTACTAATTGACTTTGGCTGTGTCAAAGAAATAGCGGCAACGGCTGTTTCCAACTTTACCAATGTTGGGGTATTACAAACTCGATTGGGTAAGAAAGGATACGCCCCAGAGGAACAACTGCGACAGGGTAAAGTGTTTGTTAACAGTGATTTGTACAGTTTGGCGGTAACCGCCCTGGTGTTGCTGACCGGCAAAGAACCTCAAGATTTGTATGACATCTACCAAGGAAATTGGCGTTGGGGACAGGAAATTCAGGTGTCCTCTCAACTGCAAGCCGTGTTGCAGAAAATGTTAGCTCATAAACCGAGCGATCGCTTCTCTAGTGCCGATGAAGTCCTGCAAGCCCTGCCATCACAACTCCCCCTTGCCTCGTCAGCCGTGTCTCATGCCAATACTTCCCAGAGACAGACGCAAATCGTTGCCCTCAAAGCCAGCCCCACCCCTCCCTCTCCCAACCCCACTCCCCCTCCTCGTCCGTTCGCCCTCAACACCATCGCCTCCCATCTGCGAACATTGGTCGTGGCTCCCAAAGCCCTGCCCAAACCGATTCCAGTTACCCCCAGCCCCCCCATTGCCGCCCCGCCTAACCCTCAACCGATGCCAAAGCCCCCCCAAGTTCTCAACTGGCTGGGCGGGTGGTTGCTCAAGATGGGGGTGGGTGTCGGCTTAATTTTAGTGACCGGATGGGCGGGTTGGGCGGTGATGAGTTCCATGATTCGTTCAGTACGCTCAGATCCTCTGGGCATTGAATCCGACCATACAACCGACCGTGGATCTCCCAGTTCCTCGGAGCAAAACCAGATGAACCAACTGTTGAGTCGCCGTCAAGGTTTAGGCATTCCTGATGCATATTTTAATAATTTAGTCAATGAGGTATTTTATACAAAGTATCCAGAAGTACGGGGACGCACGCTAACGCTGACATCCAAAGATGTGGCGTTACGAAAGGCATGGCATAACACAGCCGAGGACTTGCTCGATAAACTAGAACAAGCTCAACTTAGTGCGACGGCTCGTCGCCAGTTAGGAAGCTATGCTCAACGGGATTACCAAACTTGGCAGCGTCAAGCCCAGCGAGGTGAATTAGGTGGTTATACGATGACCCAGCTGAGTCAGCAAACAGATAAATCGTTTAATCAGCTGTTTCCTGAGCAACGGAGTGAGAAACTGAACTTACAGACATTCGGTCAAATTTGGTATGCGATCTTCTCGGATCGGGCGAGTCAACTCGAAACGGGCAAGAATTAACCTGTTGTGCATCTAATGGGCATCATCTAAACTTGTGTTTTCTGTCCGTTGTGGATGGTTCGTGGGCAAAAGCAACTGATGCCTGACCGATCCCAAAAAGCCAGAATGCAAGTCAGTGGTGTTCCAACCCCAATCGCTGAGTCGCAATCGCTTCAGCTTGAGGAAATCCGGGCTTGTGCCTTTCACTCTTAATTATTGGTTTGGCATTTTCAATGGCTCCCCTCTATTGCTCTCAAGGACATGAAAATCCCAGTGGAAATCGGTTTTGCAGGCTGTGTGGGCAGAAGCTAACCCAGCCGGAGGCCCAAGGTGTTGAGGCCGGGATGGTGATGGGGGGTCGCTACCGTATTGTCCGCGAGTTGGGGCATGGCGGCTTTGGACGCACCTATTTAGCCGAAGACTTGAATCGGTTTAATGAATCCTGTGTGTTAAAGGAATTTGCGCCCCAAGTTCAAGGTACCTACGCCCTGCAAAAAGCGGAAGAACTCTTTGAGCGGGAAGCCGGTATTCTCTACAAGTTGCAACATCCCCAAATCCCCAAGTTCCGAGAGATGTTTCGCGTCAAACAAGGAAACAAGGGGCGCTTATTTTTAGTACAAGACTATGTGGTCGGTCAAACGTACCACGCCTTACTCGATACTCGCAAGCAGCAGAGAGTAAGGTTTAATGAAGCGGAAGTCACCCAACTGCTGCTACAAATCCTACCCGTTTTGGAATACATCCACTCCTTGGGTGTGATTCATCGTGATATTTCTCCCGATAATCTAATTCTGCGGAGTACGGATGGGTTGCCCGTACTGATTGACTTTGGTGGGGTTAAGCAAGTTGCGGCATCGGTCGCCTCTCAAGTGATGGGGTCATCCCCGGTCGGTGGTACACCCGCCTATGCCACTCGCTTGGGGAAAGTGGGCTTTGCTCCCCACGAGCAAATGCAAGGGGGAATGGCCTATCCCCACAGTGATTTCTACGCTTTAGGGGTAACGGTATTAGTGTTGCTCACAGGGAAGGAACCGCAACTGTTGATTGACCCGAACACCTTGGCGTGGAACTGGCGGCGGGAAGTCAATCTCAGCCCCAAGCTAGGCAGTGTACTCGATAAAATGCTTCAACTCAATCCCACGGAGCGCTATCAAAGTGCACGCGAAGTGCTGCAATCCCTCACGGCACCATCCCCACCCCCGGCGTACCTCCCGACTCAGCTTCCATCCTTTCCAACGGAAGCGACGATGGCGGTTGCCCCTCCCCTCGTGGTGGCTGCTCACAATTCCTCTGCGCCCATTGTGCCTGCAACACCATCGCCCAGTTCAACCGCTCAGCCGTCCTCAGGTTGGTGGGGGAAAATTCTGGCGGTGCTAGTGTTGATTCCGGTTGCGGGTGGGATTGGCTGGTTGGCTGGCAATTGGTGGATCAAGTCCCAACTGCCATCTGACAATATTCCACCGCAACCCACCGAGACGGGTTCAGTCTCGCCCACGATTGAACCGACACCGGAACCATCATCACCGTTTTCCCCGGAAGAGATCCGGCGCAAGGAATCGCTCCAGCAGCGTCGTGTCGCCCTGGATATTCGCTATAACTACTACGCTAGCTTAGTGAATGAGGAATATTGGAGTCAGTATCCCGATCGCCGAGGACGGACTTTAGGTGATGGGTCAGAAGATGCGGAAGCTAGAGCACAATGGGATGCGATCGCTTCCGATGTCCTCCGGCAACTCGATAACCTGAAGTTAAGTGCTACCGCACGACGGCAGTTAGGAAGCTATACAGAGGCTGACCTCACTCGTGCCAAAGCCGAAGCCAATGATCTACGTGTCAGTAGCCGTAGCCTTTACGACCTAGTCGATGCAAAGTTCTTTCAAGCGTTCCCACAACAGAAGGAGAATCAGGCTTTTCGCAACAAACCCATTTTTCAGATTTGGCAAGCGATGGTGGGAGATACGCTCACCGCGCTGAAAACAAAAGAGGCTTTAGAGCGGATTGAGTTTGACCCAGAGGCCGTTAGCAAAACCATCAGCGGCACCCTGAAACCCGGAGCAGGCAAAGTCTTCCTGGCTAATCTTTCCGCCGGTCAGGCGATGGAGGCCAAGCTGGAAACTGGAAAGAGTGTGTTGTTTTCCATTTATAGTCCTAGCGGCAAGACAACCTTGCTGGAAGATTCGCGCGTTCGCACTTGGTCAGGAGAACTGCCAGAATCGGGTCTATATGAGTTTGTGATCGTATCAGAATCCTCTGGGTCGATGAATTATCAACTCGAACTCACTGTCGAAAATGCGGCTTCCCCTGAACCCACACCTGAGAGTTCGGCAACGCCTGAATCTTCTCCAATTGAATCACCGAGTTGAGCCGAAGATTGGCTCCTTGGCCTCCCTTGGCTTCAGTTCCAGCAATTGTATTCCAGTTCTCCGCTTTGGATTTTTTCCAGATCAGTATTGGTAGATTAGCGAGTTGCTCATCAACGAAGTAGGTCTAAGCTGAGATGCATCTAAATTGCATAGCTTGGTGATGAGATAAAAACTCTTATTCCTTCTGCCTTCTGTCCTCACTCTCATCTCCGGTCTGCCCTCTGCCTTACCTCCTCGATAATGCAATTTAAATGCCGATTAGCTTATTCCCTTTCCCTGAAGGAAGTAATAGTTTTTTTAAATGAACTTCTATGTTGCCGTTAATTTTTTTTAACTGAGGAGTTCATGGCAATGGCTTGGCAATTTTTCGGCATCAAAGAGTTTAGTCATTTCTTACCGAACCGAACTGTCATTGACGGCAATAATAGTAGGTTGCTGACTTTGTCATGACAGATTTCCTCTTTTTAAATTCCCGGATTGGCTAGACTAGCTTCACTAATTTTTCATGTTTTGACTAGCCTTTATTCCGCTGCAACGTCCTTACTTCCATTATTAATATAACTTTGAGAAAGGCTTTATATTTCTTAAAATTAAATATGATTTGTGAAGATTAGAAAAGGGGTTATAAAATTAGTTAAGATGAAGGGAATCCACCGAGTACAGATCGGGGTAAAGCTTTCATGGAAGCTCATAACGAGAGAAATTTTAGTCTCTAAAACGGGTTCAAAGGCTGCGAACATTGGCTTAAAGGCATTAGGAGCAATTTACTTCATCGTTATTGGAAAATTCTCTAGTTATTGACAGTAACAGAATCGCCGTTGTACAACAAAGCCGTGTCCACAAAAGGACGCGACAACGCCGTTCGTTACTCCGTAAAATCCCATTAAGCCAAGAAACCGTAAAGAACCTGGCTTCGGCGAGGAGAGGAACGCAAAGCAATGAAAACGCTTCTATTTGGGAACGCAGCCACCAGCCTTGATCAGATTGACCCGTATCAAGAAGGTCTTGAATTAGCTCACCAAGCTGCATTCGACGATTTGACCCGCTTAGCAGCGGGCATTTGCAAAACACCGATTGCGCTGCTATGCATCATTGATGCCACAAGAGGGTGGGTTCAATCCCAAGTGGGCTTAGACCCTAACTCAACCGAAGCTTATTTGGCGTTATGTTCTCAAACGCTTCTGCAACTAGAACGCAGGGATTCCCGTTTGTTGATGATTAAAGATGTGTTAGCAGAACCCGATTGGGCTAACCATGAACTGGTAAAGTCTCAAGCCAACATCCGATTTTATGCGGGTGTCCCTTTAGTGATGCCTCAAGGGCTGATAGTAGGCATATTAGCAGTAATGGATCACCAGCCGCGATCGCTAACGTTAAAACAAAAAAAGACGCTAGCGGCGTTGAGTAAACGAGCGCTCAGCCTAACAGTAAGCCCTGTTAACATGCCGTCGGAGCAGCGGAAAAGCGTAACCAGCTTGAAGCCAAGGGCGAACAAGCACCAAGCAATGAAGCAGGCGCAACAAGCATTAGATCAAGAGCTGGAAACGATCAGGTTTGCATTAGAGCGAACTTCGATGGTGTCGATGACAGACTATCGGGGAAAAATTAACTACGTTAATGATACTTTCTGTAAAATCTCACAATATGCCAGAGAAGAACTGCTGGGAAAAGACCACCGCCTGATGAATTCCGGTTACCACTCATCGGATTTTTTTAAACAGATGTGGATGACGCTTGGTAGAGGGAAAATTTGGAGAGGGGAAATCAGGAACCGGGCTAAAGATGGCAATTTTTATTGGGTGAATACGGCGATTGTACCTATTTTGAATACTCAGGAAAAACTTTGTGCCTATGTGTCGATTTGTCAAGACATTACTGAGCGTAAGCGAATGGAGGAAGAGGGCCTGAGCCAAGCCAGTTGTCGGACAGATCGCTTTTTTACGCTCTCGCCCGATCTGATGTGCATCCTCAATTTAAATGGCGATTTTCAGCAGGTGAATCCAGCCTTTGAAAAAATCCTTTCCTACACCCCAGACCAACTTTTTTCTCAACCTTTCCTTGATTTTGTTCATCCGGAAGACAAAGCGGCAACCCAATCCGTATGGGAGAAGCTAGCGAGTACCACCGAAACCCTGGTGATAGAAAATCGCTATCGTTGTCAGGATGGTTCCTATAAATGGCAACGCTGGAATTTTTTTTGCCCAGTTCAGGAACAGTTCATTTATGGGATTGGGCATGAGGTTACTCGCCACAAAGCAGGGAAAGCCACCCTTCTAGAACGTTCCCACTTCTCAACCCTAGAAGCTGACATAGCAGCCGCGCTGGGACAGGGCAGTCCGTTGGTTGAGAGCCTCAAGCACTGCACCGAGGCCATGGTACAACACCTGGACGCGATCGGGGCGGGAATTTGGCTGGTTGACCCGGCTGCGGTTGGGTCAGGTGGCTCCTTACCCTTAGACTTGCAAGCCTTTGCCGGCACTCTTCGACCCACGAACACATTTCCCGCTCACGTTCCCCCAAACCACCACCTGATCGGCACAATTGCCCAAACCCGACAATCTTTAAACACTCCGTTGTCTGGCGAATCAGGGGAAGCGGACAGCGCGCCGATTAACTTTAGTGGTTACCCCCTAATGGTCGAGTCGCGCTTGGTGGGGGTCATAGCGCTGCATAGTCGCCATCGCTTTTCCCAAGTCGTTCACAACGTTTTAGGGTGGGTGGCGAAGACAATCGCCACTGCAATTGACCGTGCTTGGTCGCGGGATGAACTTCTCAGTCGTTGGGAAGCCTTGCTTTGTCAGTTAGCCAGTCAAATTCACAACTTCCTCGACCTCGATATCATTCTCAATACTGCCGTCACTGAGATTTGGCGGTTGCTTGGCGTTGACAGCTGTCACTTTTTATGGTGCTTTGAAGAGGGGGAGCAACCAAGGTTAAGCCTATCTCACGAAGCCTGTAACCCTGAATTGCCAAGTCTGTTGGCACAAAACCTACCGCCCCATCTCCAGCCGATCGCTGAAATCATTCGCGCACAAAAGACGCTCAAGATTGAGGATTTGAGACAAACCGGGGATTTAGAGGGCAAAACCCAATCCCTACTATGCAATTGGGGGATTACGGCTGGACTACTGCTTCCCTTGAAAACCCACACCGGTCAGCTCGGTGCCATCGCCTGTAGTCACTATAATGGCCCGCGTCAGTGGAGCGATCGCGAAGTCGAACTATTGCAAGCCGTGGTGGATCAGCTCGCGATCGCGATCGAACAAACAGAAATGTTCGCCAACACGCGCGCTGCCACTCTTGCCGCCCAAACCCAAGCGCGCCATCTTGAAGTCGCCTTAAAAGACCTTCAGCAAACTGAAACCTGGCTGATTCAAACCGAAAAAATGTCTGGACTCGGTCAAATGGTCGCTGGGGTAGCCCATGAAATCAACAACCCCGTCAATTTCATCACGGGCAACCTGAGCCATGCCACGAACTATATCCAAGACCTGCTTGGCCTGATTCATTA
Encoded here:
- a CDS encoding serine/threonine protein kinase, with the protein product MLFQLYLSTALYPTTHIKDYSGGLTAEKLKITLTIQEVRSVLQSLGNSIDPSFSTMPLYCSQGHKNDSSHRFCQECGQRLPLSSGQVLEKRYCIVSQLGQGGFGRTYLAEALQRFSDRCVLKEFAPQVQGASELQKAKELFEREAGVLHQLQHPQLPRFWELFAADIGGGTGCLFLVQDYVEGQTYFDLFKSGKRLSEAEAMQFMSQMLPVLSYIHAKGVLHRDISPDNIILRNSDQLPVLIDFGCVKEIAATAVSNFTNVGVLQTRLGKKGYAPEEQLRQGKVFVNSDLYSLAVTALVLLTGKEPQDLYDIYQGNWRWGQEIQVSSQLQAVLQKMLAHKPSDRFSSADEVLQALPSQLPLASSAVSHANTSQRQTQIVALKASPTPPSPNPTPPPRPFALNTIASHLRTLVVAPKALPKPIPVTPSPPIAAPPNPQPMPKPPQVLNWLGGWLLKMGVGVGLILVTGWAGWAVMSSMIRSVRSDPLGIESDHTTDRGSPSSSEQNQMNQLLSRRQGLGIPDAYFNNLVNEVFYTKYPEVRGRTLTLTSKDVALRKAWHNTAEDLLDKLEQAQLSATARRQLGSYAQRDYQTWQRQAQRGELGGYTMTQLSQQTDKSFNQLFPEQRSEKLNLQTFGQIWYAIFSDRASQLETGKN
- a CDS encoding phosphomannomutase/phosphoglucomutase, with the protein product MNDFDWKKLQNGSDIRGVALEGVANEPVNLTPQVANILGKAFVKWLEQKVGKPASDLTISVGRDSRLSGPELMQGVMDGISSLGSRAYDFAMASTPAMFVSTVTSGFDCDGAIMLTASHLPFNRNGLKFFTAQGGLEKKDISDILALAEKNEFEQAVEKGAIEQHDFISVYADGFVNKIRQAVNHPQHFEQPLQGLKIIVDAGNGAGGFYAQKVLSPLGADTTGSQFLEPDGTFPNHIPNPENKEAMASICQAVIEHQADLGIIFDTDVDRGAAVDQFGKELNRNRLIALISAIVLREHPGSTIVTDSITSDGLTQFIETELKGVHHRFKRGYKNVINESIRLNQEGQDSWLAIETSGHGAMKENYFLDDGAYLVSKLLIELAQSKLEGKSLPDLIATLKEPEESEEFRLKIDVPDFKAYGHEVIEKLQIFVSKQSDWTVVPNNYEGMRVSCRSSVEDGWFLLRLSLHDPVLPLNIESNVKGGVSQIATRLIAFFQDFESLDISAFFVQS
- a CDS encoding phenylacetate--CoA ligase family protein, with protein sequence MSPQPTGKMREEQRHRAVTAFQAFLTTPLEEQLRRHQTTSPESAALALFHDVVTHVPAYRAFLTQQGISYNSIQTFEDFANLPLINKNNYHSRYPLTELCRNGQLDMCDMIAVSSGSTGKPTFWPRFLTDELQIATRFEQIFHDSFHADTRPTLAVICFSLGSWVGGMYTTNCCRYLASKGYPVTVVTPGNNKDEIFRVVQELGLSFEQVVLLGYPPFLKDVIDTGIARGVEWQQYQIKWVMAGEVFSEEWRSLVGERVGSTNPCYDSASLYGTADAGVLGNETPLSICIRRFLAKNPNAAKRLFGESRLPTLVQYDPMSRFFEVHEDTLLFSGDNGIPLVRYHISDHGGLIASEAMLEFLAEWGFDPIAELQGGRGIHPLPFVYVFGRSNFIVSYFGANIYPENVMVGLEQPVIREWVTGKFVLQVKEDADQDRFLSIVVELAPGSEASEQKRDAIASSILSQFLRLNSEFANYVPKQYQLPQVELAPMGDPEYFPLGVKHRYTRS
- a CDS encoding serine/threonine protein kinase yields the protein MKGQVLGVRYEVQQQLGNNAGRRTLLARDLKTQELVVVKLLSFGSDFEWEHLKLFEREAETLKAISHPAIPRYLNYFELDSPNGKGFALVQTYVEGKSLSEQLKEGRSFSEAEVKQIAKALLEILIYLHGRQPPVIHRDIKPSNILLTNRSGNSVGVVYLIDFGSVQTLAATEGGTITVVGTYGYMPPEQFGSRTVPASDLYSLGATLIALLTGTHPADLPHKDGRIQFEQAANLSPAFANWLRWMTQPSLDKHLTSAVEALQALEQPQQRDVAPLVVRQPSDSKISLTKNADSLEILIPAKGLNFNTGLWFLIAFLYYFTLVILLFLVFLGLFSPSIMSWVRDSLALLPELPEWIKGIISIVFTFFAPVFLSVKTTLLFHVAFLRVRLRTNQQKFVLTYDPYNRCFPNLCKVQGLRQAIAHLEYIKRPSTKGRRGKRKSRIIVWIGGTQSFTLGDYGRISEAELDWLAYELSDWLGMPIARE